In Kitasatospora sp. NA04385, a single genomic region encodes these proteins:
- the ftsW gene encoding putative lipid II flippase FtsW: MARPLTPYYLILGASLLLVVLGLVMVFSASQSVVVEYGLPMTFFFRKQLVALLLGGAIAVALTRAPVRVLRTAVYPLLFGVVGALVLVAVPGVGVRINGNRNWISLGFFQIQPSEFAKLALLLWAADLLARKQRTHMLDQWKHLLIPLVPGTVVLMMLIMIGGDMGTTMVLIAMLFGLLWMVGAPLRLFAATLGIAVVACTALIITVPHRLGRLSCVGVTKPDPSLDCFQALHGLYALAAGGPFGSGLGAGVEKWGQLPEAHTDFIFAATGEELGLVGTLSVLALFAALGYAGIRVALGTTDPFVRYAAGAATTWIMAQAVVNLGSALGLLPIAGVPLPLFSYGGSAMLSAMCAVGLLLCFARSSPAAKAALAARPRRWRKGANSRFGPVLDRVLPGRKTTARKAARPPRRER; this comes from the coding sequence ATGGCCCGCCCGCTGACGCCCTACTACCTGATCCTCGGCGCCTCGCTGCTGCTGGTGGTGCTGGGCCTGGTGATGGTGTTCTCCGCCTCGCAGAGCGTGGTGGTGGAGTACGGCCTGCCGATGACGTTCTTCTTCCGCAAGCAGCTGGTCGCCCTGCTGCTCGGCGGCGCGATCGCGGTGGCGCTGACCAGGGCCCCGGTCCGGGTGCTGCGCACGGCCGTCTACCCGCTGCTGTTCGGCGTGGTGGGCGCGCTGGTGCTGGTGGCCGTTCCCGGGGTGGGCGTGCGGATCAACGGCAACCGGAACTGGATCAGCCTGGGCTTCTTCCAGATCCAGCCGTCCGAGTTCGCCAAGCTCGCCCTGCTGCTGTGGGCGGCCGACCTGCTGGCCCGCAAGCAGCGCACCCACATGCTCGACCAGTGGAAGCACCTGCTGATCCCGCTGGTGCCCGGCACCGTCGTGCTGATGATGCTGATCATGATCGGCGGCGACATGGGCACCACCATGGTGCTGATCGCCATGCTGTTCGGCCTGCTCTGGATGGTCGGCGCCCCGCTGCGGCTGTTCGCCGCCACCCTCGGCATCGCGGTGGTCGCCTGCACCGCGCTGATCATCACGGTGCCGCACCGCCTCGGCCGGCTCTCCTGCGTCGGCGTCACCAAGCCGGACCCGAGCCTGGACTGCTTCCAGGCCCTGCACGGCCTGTACGCCCTGGCCGCGGGCGGGCCGTTCGGCTCCGGGCTGGGCGCCGGGGTGGAGAAGTGGGGACAGCTGCCGGAGGCCCACACCGACTTCATCTTCGCCGCCACCGGCGAGGAACTCGGACTGGTGGGGACGCTGTCGGTGCTCGCGCTCTTCGCGGCACTAGGCTACGCGGGTATCCGAGTGGCCCTCGGCACCACGGACCCGTTCGTGCGGTACGCGGCGGGCGCCGCCACCACGTGGATCATGGCTCAGGCCGTGGTCAACCTGGGGTCGGCGCTGGGACTCCTGCCCATCGCGGGCGTCCCGCTGCCGCTGTTCTCGTACGGCGGTTCCGCGATGCTGTCGGCCATGTGCGCCGTCGGGCTGCTGCTGTGCTTCGCACGCAGTTCCCCGGCGGCGAAGGCAGCGCTGGCTGCCCGGCCCCGCAGATGGCGAAAAGGGGCCAACTCCCGGTTCGGGCCAGTCCTGGACCGGGTGCTGCCAGGTAGGAAAACCACAGCGCGCAAGGCCGCCCGGCCGCCGCGCAGGGAGCGGTGA
- the murD gene encoding UDP-N-acetylmuramoyl-L-alanine--D-glutamate ligase: protein MGDQVNNPEWAGLPVVVAGLGLSGISAARVLHGLGARVTVVDGGDGPGLAAKAAPLAEQGVTVRLGDGATLPGGTALVVTSPGWAPDSPLFAAAAEAGVPVWGDVELAWRLRTPHPATGEPAPWLAVTGTNGKTTTVQMLASILTAAGRRTAAVGNVGVSVLDAVLAEEPYDVLAVELSSYQLHWAPSLRVHSGAVLNLAPDHLDWHGSMEAYAADKGRIYEGNQVACVYNLADPATEALVRAADVEEGCRAVGFGLEAPAVSNLGVVDGLLVDRAFVADRAASAAELGAVADIDPPAPHNIANALAAAALARAYGVDPKAVRDGLRAFTPDKHRIAHVAEVDGVTYVDDSKATNTHAAAASLAAYRPVVWIAGGLAKGATFDELVAAAAPRLRAAVLIGQDRQLIREALERHAPQVPVLEPAPGQTGAGAMAAIVAAAAAAAQKGDTVLLAPACASMDMFTNYGERGDQFAAAVRALLP from the coding sequence ATGGGTGACCAAGTGAACAACCCGGAGTGGGCCGGACTGCCGGTCGTCGTCGCAGGACTCGGCCTCTCCGGGATCAGCGCCGCCCGGGTCCTGCACGGACTCGGCGCGCGCGTCACCGTCGTGGACGGCGGGGACGGCCCGGGCCTCGCCGCCAAGGCCGCCCCCCTGGCCGAACAGGGCGTCACCGTTCGCCTCGGCGACGGTGCCACCCTGCCCGGGGGCACCGCCCTGGTCGTCACCTCGCCCGGCTGGGCCCCCGACAGCCCGCTGTTCGCCGCCGCCGCCGAGGCCGGCGTCCCGGTCTGGGGCGACGTCGAACTCGCCTGGCGGCTGCGCACCCCGCACCCCGCCACCGGCGAGCCCGCCCCCTGGCTGGCCGTCACCGGCACCAACGGCAAGACCACCACCGTCCAGATGCTGGCCTCCATCCTCACCGCGGCCGGCCGGCGCACCGCCGCCGTCGGCAACGTCGGCGTCTCGGTGCTGGACGCCGTGCTGGCCGAGGAGCCGTACGACGTGCTGGCCGTCGAACTCTCCAGCTACCAGCTGCACTGGGCGCCCTCGCTGCGGGTGCACTCCGGCGCGGTGCTCAACCTCGCCCCCGACCACCTCGACTGGCACGGCTCGATGGAGGCGTACGCCGCCGACAAGGGCCGCATCTACGAGGGCAACCAGGTCGCCTGCGTCTACAACCTGGCCGACCCCGCCACCGAGGCGCTGGTCCGCGCGGCCGACGTCGAGGAGGGCTGCCGCGCCGTCGGCTTCGGCCTGGAGGCCCCCGCCGTCTCCAACCTCGGCGTGGTCGACGGCCTGCTGGTGGACCGGGCGTTCGTCGCCGACCGGGCCGCGTCCGCCGCCGAACTCGGCGCCGTCGCCGACATCGACCCGCCGGCCCCGCACAACATCGCCAACGCGCTGGCCGCCGCCGCGCTGGCCCGCGCCTACGGCGTCGACCCCAAGGCCGTCCGGGACGGGCTGCGCGCCTTCACCCCCGACAAGCACCGGATCGCGCACGTCGCCGAGGTCGACGGCGTCACCTACGTCGACGACTCCAAGGCCACCAACACCCACGCCGCCGCGGCCTCGCTGGCCGCCTACCGGCCCGTGGTGTGGATCGCCGGCGGCCTCGCCAAGGGCGCCACCTTCGACGAGCTGGTCGCCGCCGCGGCGCCCCGGCTGCGGGCCGCCGTGCTGATCGGCCAGGACCGGCAGCTGATCCGCGAGGCGCTGGAACGACACGCCCCGCAGGTCCCGGTCCTCGAGCCCGCACCGGGCCAGACTGGCGCCGGGGCGATGGCCGCGATCGTCGCCGCCGCGGCCGCCGCCGCGCAGAAGGGCGACACCGTCCTGCTGGCGCCCGCCTGCGCCTCGATGGACATGTTCACCAACTACGGTGAGCGCGGGGACCAGTTCGCCGCCGCCGTCCGGGCGCTGCTGCCCTGA
- the mraY gene encoding phospho-N-acetylmuramoyl-pentapeptide-transferase: MKQILFSGMIGLVLTLLGTPALIKLLARKGYGQYIRDDGPKAHHSKKGTPTMGGIAFILATLIAYFATKAITGEMPRASGLLVLFLTTGLGLVGFLDDYIKVVKRRSLGLRAKAKLLGQSFVALAFAILAMQFSDSRGLTPASDHLSFVQDFKWSIGPVLFVIWAYFMIAAMSNGVNLTDGLDGLATGASVMVFGAYTFIGLWEHGQNCAYAIKATASCYDVRDPLDLAVVAAALMGSCFGFLWWNTSPAKIFMGDTGSLALGGALAGLAIVSHTELLLAILGGLFVIITLSVIIQVGSFRMTGKRVFKMAPLQHHFELKGWSEVLIVVRFWIIQGLCVAVGLGLFYAGWVTK; encoded by the coding sequence GTGAAGCAGATCCTCTTCTCCGGCATGATCGGCCTGGTGCTGACCCTGCTCGGCACCCCCGCGCTGATCAAGTTGCTCGCCAGGAAGGGCTACGGCCAGTACATCCGGGACGACGGCCCCAAGGCGCACCACAGCAAGAAGGGCACGCCCACGATGGGCGGCATCGCCTTCATCCTGGCCACCCTGATCGCCTACTTCGCGACCAAGGCGATAACGGGCGAGATGCCCAGAGCCTCCGGCCTGCTGGTGCTGTTCCTGACCACCGGCCTGGGCCTGGTCGGCTTCCTGGACGACTACATCAAGGTGGTCAAGCGCCGCTCGCTGGGCCTGCGGGCCAAGGCGAAGCTGCTCGGCCAGTCCTTCGTCGCCCTCGCCTTCGCCATCCTGGCGATGCAGTTCAGCGACAGCCGCGGCCTGACCCCGGCCTCCGACCACCTGTCCTTCGTGCAGGACTTCAAGTGGTCGATCGGCCCGGTGCTGTTCGTCATCTGGGCCTACTTCATGATCGCCGCGATGTCGAACGGCGTGAACCTGACGGACGGTCTGGACGGCCTGGCCACCGGTGCCTCGGTGATGGTCTTCGGCGCCTACACCTTCATCGGCCTGTGGGAGCACGGCCAGAACTGCGCCTACGCGATCAAGGCCACCGCCTCCTGCTACGACGTCCGCGACCCGCTGGACCTCGCCGTGGTCGCCGCCGCGCTGATGGGCTCCTGCTTCGGCTTCCTGTGGTGGAACACCTCGCCCGCGAAGATCTTCATGGGCGACACCGGCTCGCTCGCCCTCGGCGGCGCGCTGGCCGGCCTGGCCATCGTCTCCCACACCGAGCTGCTGCTCGCGATCCTCGGCGGCCTGTTCGTGATCATCACCCTTTCGGTGATCATCCAGGTCGGCTCGTTCCGGATGACCGGCAAGCGCGTTTTCAAGATGGCACCGCTCCAGCACCACTTCGAGCTCAAGGGCTGGAGCGAAGTCCTGATCGTCGTCCGGTTCTGGATCATCCAGGGCCTGTGCGTCGCGGTCGGACTCGGACTCTTCTACGCGGGATGGGTGACCAAGTGA
- the murF gene encoding UDP-N-acetylmuramoyl-tripeptide--D-alanyl-D-alanine ligase — protein sequence MIALTLAEAAQAVGGTLDSADPQAPITGAVVTDNRQIEPGGLFVCVHGERVDGHDFAAAAVADGAVAVLATRPVGVPAILVDDVVVALGRLARAVVARSADVRIVGLTGSAGKTSTKDLIGQLLTKHGETVFPAGSHNNEIGHPLTALRISPTTRHLVMEMGARHKGDIEYLTGITPPTVGLVLNIGTAHLGEFGSREAIAEAKGEMVEALSPEGVAVLNADDPLVRAMSSRTRARVVLFGESPDAHVRATDVRLDATGRPQFTLSTPAGSAPVQLRLYGEHHVSNALAAAAVAVELGMPVDRVAEALSEAGALSRWRMEVVDRADGLTVVNDAYNANPESVRAALRALATMAGTGPERRRTWAVLGEMRELGEDSLDEHDTIGRLAVRLDITKLVAVGGREAARMELGARNEGSWGEESVLVSDADAAIELLRSQVRPGDVVLVKASRSVGLEKVAEALLADGAAK from the coding sequence GTGATTGCCCTGACCCTGGCCGAGGCCGCGCAGGCCGTCGGCGGCACCCTCGACAGCGCCGACCCGCAGGCGCCGATCACCGGCGCGGTGGTCACCGACAACCGGCAGATCGAGCCCGGCGGCCTGTTCGTGTGCGTGCACGGCGAGCGCGTCGACGGCCACGACTTCGCCGCCGCGGCCGTCGCCGACGGCGCGGTCGCGGTGCTCGCCACCCGGCCGGTCGGCGTGCCCGCGATCCTGGTGGACGACGTGGTGGTCGCCCTCGGCCGGCTCGCCCGTGCCGTGGTCGCCCGGTCCGCGGACGTCCGGATCGTCGGCCTGACCGGCTCGGCCGGCAAGACCTCCACCAAGGACCTGATCGGCCAACTGCTCACCAAGCACGGCGAGACGGTCTTCCCGGCCGGCTCGCACAACAACGAGATCGGCCACCCGCTGACCGCGCTGCGGATCAGCCCGACCACCCGTCACCTGGTCATGGAGATGGGCGCCCGGCACAAGGGCGACATCGAGTACCTGACCGGCATCACCCCGCCCACCGTCGGCCTGGTCCTCAACATCGGCACCGCCCACCTCGGCGAGTTCGGCTCCCGCGAGGCCATCGCCGAGGCCAAGGGCGAGATGGTGGAGGCGCTCTCGCCCGAGGGCGTCGCCGTCCTGAACGCCGACGACCCGCTGGTGCGCGCGATGAGCAGCCGCACCAGGGCCCGCGTCGTGCTGTTCGGCGAATCACCGGACGCGCACGTCCGGGCCACGGACGTTCGCCTGGACGCCACCGGGCGGCCGCAGTTCACGCTCAGCACCCCGGCCGGTTCCGCACCCGTGCAGCTGCGCCTGTACGGTGAGCACCACGTCTCGAACGCCCTCGCCGCCGCCGCGGTGGCGGTGGAGCTCGGGATGCCCGTCGACCGCGTCGCCGAAGCACTCAGCGAGGCGGGTGCGCTGTCCCGCTGGCGCATGGAGGTGGTCGACCGGGCCGATGGCCTCACCGTCGTCAACGACGCCTACAACGCGAACCCGGAGTCCGTGCGGGCCGCGCTGCGGGCTCTCGCGACGATGGCGGGCACCGGCCCGGAGCGCCGCCGCACCTGGGCGGTGCTCGGTGAGATGCGGGAGCTCGGCGAGGACAGCCTCGACGAGCACGACACCATCGGACGGCTCGCGGTACGGCTCGACATCACCAAGCTGGTGGCGGTCGGCGGACGCGAGGCGGCCCGGATGGAACTGGGCGCGAGGAACGAAGGTTCGTGGGGTGAGGAGTCGGTGCTGGTGTCCGACGCGGACGCGGCGATCGAGCTGCTGCGCAGTCAGGTGCGGCCGGGGGACGTGGTCCTGGTGAAGGCCTCCCGTTCGGTGGGTCTGGAGAAGGTCGCCGAGGCGCTGCTCGCGGACGGTGCCGCGAAGTGA
- a CDS encoding UDP-N-acetylmuramoyl-L-alanyl-D-glutamate--2,6-diaminopimelate ligase: protein MPKPDQTPASPPRPGRTAALPLAEAARLLGLAPVEAPESAAREVTGVTHDSRAVRPGDVYVAFPGANHHGAAFADAAAASGAVAVLTDAAGAELAAGTGLPLLVVDSPREVMGALAAAVYGAPSEGMLMIGLTGTNGKTTTSYLVEGGLRGAGRLAGVIGTVEMRVGEERVKSERTTPEATELHAVLGVMREAGADAVVMEVSSHALVYGRTDGVVYDVALFNNLTPEHLDFHPDMEDYYRAKARLFEPGKSRHGVANRDDSYGRRLAGEARIPMTTFSASGDPAADWRAVDVQPGPSGSTFRVVGPNGEQADASVPLPGPFNVSNALGAITVLVTAGVDLAAAVAGVAAVPGVPGRMEKVEAGQDYVAVVDYAHKPDALSSVLASLREVTKGRLHVVVGCGGDRDPYKRAPMGAIAARLADTAVLTSDNPRSEDALTILATMLTGAAEVPEQERGEVLAVPDRSEAIALAVARAHSGDTVLVAGKGHELGQYVKGEVRPFDDRQVLRTAIEQLMEVDR from the coding sequence GTGCCGAAACCCGATCAAACCCCCGCGAGCCCGCCCCGTCCCGGCCGTACCGCCGCGCTGCCCCTCGCCGAGGCGGCCCGGCTGCTCGGACTGGCCCCCGTCGAGGCCCCCGAGAGCGCCGCGCGCGAAGTCACCGGCGTCACCCACGACTCCCGGGCGGTGCGGCCCGGCGACGTGTACGTGGCCTTCCCCGGCGCCAACCACCACGGCGCGGCGTTCGCCGACGCGGCCGCCGCGTCCGGCGCGGTCGCGGTGCTCACCGACGCCGCCGGGGCCGAACTCGCCGCCGGCACCGGGCTGCCGCTGCTGGTGGTGGACAGCCCGCGCGAGGTGATGGGCGCGCTGGCCGCCGCGGTCTACGGGGCGCCCAGCGAGGGCATGCTGATGATCGGTCTGACCGGCACCAACGGCAAGACCACCACCTCGTACCTGGTGGAGGGCGGCCTGCGCGGGGCCGGCCGGCTGGCCGGCGTGATCGGCACCGTCGAGATGCGGGTCGGCGAGGAGCGGGTCAAGTCCGAGCGCACCACCCCCGAGGCCACCGAACTGCACGCCGTGCTCGGCGTGATGCGCGAGGCCGGCGCGGACGCGGTGGTGATGGAGGTCTCCAGCCACGCGCTGGTGTACGGCCGCACCGACGGCGTGGTCTACGACGTCGCGCTGTTCAACAACCTGACGCCGGAGCACCTCGACTTCCACCCCGACATGGAGGACTACTACCGGGCCAAGGCCCGGCTGTTCGAGCCCGGCAAGTCCCGCCACGGCGTGGCCAACCGGGACGACTCCTACGGCCGCCGGCTGGCCGGCGAGGCCCGGATCCCGATGACCACCTTCTCCGCGTCCGGCGACCCGGCCGCCGACTGGCGGGCCGTCGACGTCCAGCCCGGCCCGTCCGGCTCGACGTTCCGGGTGGTCGGCCCGAACGGCGAGCAGGCCGACGCCTCGGTGCCGCTGCCCGGCCCGTTCAACGTCTCCAACGCGCTCGGCGCGATCACCGTGCTGGTCACCGCGGGCGTCGACCTGGCCGCCGCGGTGGCCGGGGTGGCCGCCGTCCCCGGGGTGCCCGGCCGGATGGAGAAGGTCGAGGCCGGCCAGGACTACGTCGCCGTGGTCGACTACGCCCACAAGCCGGACGCGCTCAGCTCCGTGCTCGCCTCGCTGCGCGAGGTCACCAAGGGCCGGCTGCACGTCGTCGTCGGCTGCGGCGGCGACCGCGACCCGTACAAGCGCGCCCCGATGGGCGCCATCGCCGCCCGGCTCGCCGACACCGCCGTCCTCACCAGCGACAACCCGCGCTCCGAGGACGCGCTGACGATCCTCGCCACCATGCTCACCGGCGCCGCCGAGGTGCCCGAGCAGGAGCGCGGCGAGGTGCTCGCCGTCCCCGACCGGAGCGAGGCCATCGCGCTCGCCGTCGCCCGCGCGCACAGCGGCGACACCGTGCTGGTCGCGGGCAAGGGCCACGAGCTGGGCCAGTACGTGAAGGGCGAGGTCCGCCCGTTCGACGACCGACAGGTCCTGCGGACCGCGATCGAGCAGCTCATGGAGGTAGACCGGTGA
- a CDS encoding penicillin-binding protein 2, which produces MTVCLLLVFAVFAGRLVQLQLLDSDALAAAAGANKYVRVALPAERGSITAADGTVLATSVDAYDITADPTMFTPEFTHLPDAPEQAAALLAPILGQPKEKLAEKLHPNSKNPKSQYALLMARQSPEAKNQIADLKSSLTKQVDTAACRAQAQLLKKPADKGGRQFLDPACVNPLAGLFWDQSTRRSYPANGLGSNLVGFVNAEGVGTGGLELQYQQQLAGQDGHSTYASAGGNRVATAGGARQDPVPGSDLRLTVDPDIQWAAQRAITDQVANAGAEKGYVIVQDVKTGQVLAMATSPGFDPNDLASARADQLGNAALQDAYEPGSTAKLMTMAAVLDTGKADWDTHVEVPNTLQRADRVFHDDVDHETWYLTLAGVLAKSSNIGTIEAAEHLGATQAESNKVLADYLDRFGIGKPSGLGFPGETRGILAKPEDWNGSQQYTIPFGQGLSVNALQATSVFSTIANGGVRVAPSLLAGTTGPDGKFTPAPAGAQNRVVSEQTAKTLTEMLESVVTDEQGTGNTAKIPGYRVAGKTGTANRVDPKTGKYSGYTASFIGFAPADQPRVTVSCVIQDPVNGHFGGQLCGPVFKQVMEFTLKTLQVPPSGSEAPNLPVDWKP; this is translated from the coding sequence GTGACGGTCTGTCTGCTGCTGGTCTTCGCGGTCTTCGCGGGCCGGCTGGTGCAGTTGCAGCTGCTGGACTCCGACGCGCTGGCGGCCGCCGCGGGCGCCAACAAGTACGTGCGGGTGGCGCTGCCCGCCGAGCGCGGCTCGATCACCGCCGCGGACGGCACCGTGCTGGCCACCTCGGTCGACGCGTACGACATCACCGCCGACCCGACCATGTTCACCCCGGAGTTCACCCACCTGCCGGACGCCCCGGAGCAGGCCGCGGCGCTGCTGGCGCCGATCCTCGGGCAGCCGAAGGAGAAGCTGGCCGAGAAGCTGCACCCGAACAGCAAGAACCCGAAGAGCCAGTACGCGCTGCTGATGGCCCGGCAGTCCCCGGAGGCGAAGAACCAGATCGCCGACCTGAAGTCCTCGCTGACCAAGCAGGTGGACACCGCCGCCTGCCGCGCCCAGGCCCAACTGCTCAAGAAGCCCGCCGACAAGGGCGGCCGGCAGTTCCTCGACCCGGCCTGCGTGAACCCGCTGGCCGGGCTGTTCTGGGACCAGTCGACCCGGCGCAGCTACCCGGCGAACGGCCTGGGCTCCAACCTGGTCGGCTTCGTCAACGCCGAGGGCGTCGGCACCGGCGGCCTGGAGCTGCAGTACCAGCAGCAGCTGGCCGGGCAGGACGGGCACTCCACCTACGCCTCGGCGGGCGGCAACCGGGTCGCCACCGCGGGCGGCGCCCGGCAGGACCCGGTGCCCGGCAGCGACCTGCGGCTGACCGTCGACCCGGACATCCAGTGGGCCGCCCAGCGCGCCATCACCGACCAGGTCGCCAACGCCGGGGCGGAGAAGGGCTACGTGATCGTCCAGGACGTGAAGACCGGCCAGGTGCTGGCGATGGCCACCTCGCCCGGCTTCGACCCGAACGACCTGGCCTCGGCCCGCGCCGACCAGCTCGGCAACGCCGCCCTCCAGGACGCGTACGAGCCGGGCTCCACCGCGAAGCTGATGACCATGGCGGCGGTGCTGGACACCGGGAAGGCCGACTGGGACACCCACGTGGAGGTGCCCAACACGCTGCAGCGGGCGGACCGGGTCTTCCACGACGACGTGGACCACGAGACCTGGTACCTGACCCTGGCGGGCGTGCTCGCCAAGTCCTCCAACATCGGCACCATCGAGGCGGCCGAGCACCTGGGCGCCACCCAGGCCGAGTCCAACAAGGTGCTGGCCGACTACCTGGACCGGTTCGGCATCGGCAAGCCCAGCGGCCTGGGCTTCCCCGGCGAGACCCGCGGCATCCTGGCCAAGCCCGAGGACTGGAACGGCTCGCAGCAGTACACCATCCCGTTCGGCCAGGGCCTGTCGGTGAACGCCCTGCAGGCGACCTCGGTGTTCTCCACCATCGCCAACGGCGGCGTGCGGGTCGCCCCGAGCCTGCTGGCCGGGACCACCGGGCCGGACGGGAAGTTCACCCCGGCGCCCGCCGGGGCGCAGAACCGGGTGGTGTCCGAGCAGACCGCGAAGACGCTGACCGAGATGCTGGAGTCCGTCGTCACCGACGAGCAGGGCACCGGCAACACCGCGAAGATCCCGGGCTACCGGGTGGCCGGCAAGACCGGCACCGCGAACCGGGTGGACCCGAAGACCGGCAAGTACTCCGGGTACACCGCCTCCTTCATCGGCTTCGCACCGGCCGACCAGCCCCGGGTGACGGTCTCCTGCGTCATCCAGGACCCGGTCAACGGCCACTTCGGCGGGCAGCTGTGCGGGCCCGTCTTCAAGCAGGTGATGGAGTTCACCCTCAAGACCCTCCAGGTCCCGCCGAGCGGCAGCGAGGCGCCGAACCTGCCCGTCGACTGGAAGCCCTGA
- the rsmH gene encoding 16S rRNA (cytosine(1402)-N(4))-methyltransferase RsmH, giving the protein MSTDSPAPRHVPVMLERCLDALAPAISAPGAVVVDATLGLGGHSEALLTRFPDVRLIAVDRDPQALELSAERLARFGDRATLVHAVYDEIPRVLAEAGVPEVHGVLFDLGVSSMQLDEADRGFAYAQDAPLDMRMDQTRGISAAEVLNTYGHGDLARILKVYGEERFAGKIASAVLREREREPFTTSARLVELVRNAIPAATRRTGGNPAKRTFQALRIEVNGELEVLDRAIPGALDALAVGGRIVVMSYQSLEDRLVKQYLQAGATSTAPPGLPVIPEDLQPWLKLLTRGAELATEEEIEENRRAAPVRLRVAERIRRTRR; this is encoded by the coding sequence ATGAGTACCGACAGCCCCGCCCCCCGGCACGTCCCGGTGATGCTGGAGCGCTGCCTGGACGCCCTCGCTCCGGCGATCTCGGCGCCCGGCGCCGTCGTGGTGGACGCCACCCTGGGCCTGGGCGGCCACAGCGAGGCCCTGCTGACCCGCTTCCCGGACGTCCGCCTGATCGCCGTCGACCGCGACCCGCAGGCCCTGGAGCTCTCCGCCGAGCGGCTCGCCCGGTTCGGCGACCGGGCCACCCTGGTGCACGCCGTGTACGACGAGATCCCGCGCGTCCTGGCCGAGGCGGGCGTCCCCGAGGTGCACGGCGTGCTGTTCGACCTCGGCGTCTCCTCGATGCAGCTGGACGAGGCCGACCGCGGCTTCGCCTACGCCCAGGACGCCCCGCTGGACATGCGGATGGACCAGACCCGCGGCATCTCCGCCGCCGAGGTGCTCAACACCTACGGCCACGGCGACCTGGCCCGGATCCTCAAGGTGTACGGCGAGGAGCGGTTCGCCGGGAAGATTGCCTCCGCCGTTCTGCGGGAACGCGAGCGGGAACCGTTCACCACGAGCGCTCGTCTTGTGGAGTTGGTCCGCAACGCCATCCCGGCGGCCACCCGGCGCACCGGCGGCAACCCGGCCAAGCGGACCTTCCAGGCGCTGCGGATCGAGGTCAACGGCGAGCTGGAGGTGCTGGACCGGGCCATCCCCGGCGCGCTGGACGCCCTCGCGGTGGGCGGCCGGATCGTCGTGATGTCCTACCAGTCGCTGGAGGACCGCCTGGTCAAGCAGTACCTCCAGGCCGGTGCCACCTCGACCGCCCCGCCGGGCCTGCCGGTGATCCCCGAGGATCTCCAGCCCTGGCTGAAACTCCTCACCCGCGGTGCCGAACTGGCCACCGAGGAGGAGATCGAGGAGAACCGGCGCGCCGCGCCCGTGCGGCTGCGGGTGGCGGAGAGGATCAGACGGACCCGGAGGTAG
- a CDS encoding MoxR family ATPase, giving the protein MAELAAVVDRVRKSVESVIEGKPEAVRIALTVLLAEGHLLLEDVPGVGKTMLAKALARSVDCTVRRIQFTPDLLPSDVTGTNVFDQHQRDFEFRPGAIFAQIVVGDEINRASPKTQSALLESMEERQVTIDGTTHELPSPFMVIATQNPVEMEGTYALPEAQRDRFMARISIGYPSAEAEFAMLDLHSAANPLDDLQPVAHASDLLKLIDLVKTVYVSDPVRRYAVDLVAATRTSPELRLGASPRATLHLVRAARAHAALDGRDYVLPDDIQALAAPVLAHRLLPTSETQLSRRTVEQVVLDLVARLPIPRPQGR; this is encoded by the coding sequence ATGGCGGAGCTGGCGGCGGTGGTCGACCGGGTCCGGAAGTCCGTGGAAAGCGTGATCGAGGGCAAGCCGGAGGCGGTCCGGATCGCCCTGACGGTGCTCCTCGCCGAGGGCCACCTGCTGCTGGAGGACGTGCCGGGCGTCGGCAAGACCATGCTCGCCAAGGCGCTGGCCCGCTCGGTGGACTGCACGGTGCGCCGCATCCAGTTCACCCCCGACCTGCTGCCGTCCGACGTGACCGGCACCAACGTGTTCGACCAGCACCAGCGGGACTTCGAGTTCCGGCCCGGCGCGATCTTCGCGCAGATCGTGGTCGGCGACGAGATCAACCGGGCCTCGCCGAAGACCCAGTCCGCGCTGCTGGAGTCGATGGAGGAGCGCCAGGTCACCATCGACGGCACCACGCACGAGCTGCCCTCGCCGTTCATGGTGATCGCCACCCAGAACCCGGTGGAGATGGAGGGCACCTACGCCCTGCCCGAGGCGCAGCGCGACCGCTTCATGGCCCGGATCTCGATCGGCTACCCCAGCGCCGAGGCCGAGTTCGCGATGCTCGACCTGCACTCCGCGGCCAACCCGCTGGACGACCTGCAGCCGGTCGCGCACGCCTCCGACCTGCTCAAGCTGATCGACCTGGTGAAGACCGTCTACGTCTCCGACCCGGTCCGCCGCTACGCCGTCGACCTGGTCGCCGCCACCCGCACCAGCCCCGAGCTGCGGCTCGGCGCCTCCCCGCGGGCCACCCTGCACCTGGTCCGGGCGGCCCGCGCGCACGCCGCCCTGGACGGCCGCGACTACGTGCTCCCGGACGACATCCAGGCGCTCGCCGCCCCGGTGCTGGCGCACCGCCTGCTGCCGACCTCGGAGACCCAGCTGAGCCGCCGCACGGTCGAGCAGGTCGTGCTCGACCTGGTGGCCCGACTGCCGATCCCGCGCCCGCAGGGCCGCTGA